In Triticum aestivum cultivar Chinese Spring chromosome 5B, IWGSC CS RefSeq v2.1, whole genome shotgun sequence, the following proteins share a genomic window:
- the LOC123116098 gene encoding uncharacterized protein isoform X1, whose protein sequence is MSEQSDDEEYGSQGSEESEDSADQVPMETQLVQRTFDSQHRSVVRILVRGDGNKNSMCSGCVAHNNGAACSVLTTYHIFKRFSQDNMQVSVLFHGMDKEVPAKVLIAEPDKDLAVLLVPEAVPLFPPVEFSDEVDLSGRYVVMMGFFGLDCHSMVVEPGASIGRIMSEPFIYKGVPSFECFYANHTIEVGTSGGPVFLDEKVVGVNMEADIGKVSAISMNTVKWVLKSRIAGDNVQDLTIPAMLQQIASQS, encoded by the exons ATGA GTGAGCAGAGCGATGATGAGGAGTACGGTTCACAGGGGAGTGAGGAATCCGAGGACAGCGCAGATCAGGTGCCAATGGAAACACAGCTAGTTCAACGTACATTCGACAGCCAACACCGTTCGGTTGTGCGAATACTCGTCAGAGGTGATGGAAACAAGAACTCAATGTGCAGTGGTTGTGTTGCCCACAACAATGGAGCAGCATGTTCAGTGCTTACCACCTATCACATTTTCAAGCGATTCAGTCAGGACAATATGCAGGTGTCGGTTCTCTTCCATGGTATGGATAAGGAGGTTCCTGCTAAAGTGTTAATTGCAGAACCCGATAAGGATCTTGCTGTTCTTCTTGTCCCTGAGGCTGTGCCCCTCTTTCCTCCTGTCGAGTTCTCCGATGAGGTCGATTTATCTGGGAGATATGTTGTTATGATGGGATTCTTTGGCCTTGACTGTCACTCTATGGTCGTCGAACCAGGCGCATCAATTGGCCGTATAAT GAGTGAACCTTTTATTTACAAAGGTGTACCCTCCTTCGAGTGCTTCTACGCCAATCACACGATAGAGGTTGGCACGTCAGGAGGACCGGTCTTCCTGGATGAGAAGGTTGTGGGGGTTAATATGGAAGCTGACATTGGGAAGGTCTCTGCTATCTCCATGAACACAGTAAAATGGGTGCTAAAGAGCCGGATTGCTGGTGACAAT GTTCAGGACCTAACAATCCCGGCAATGCTTCAACAAATTGCAAGCCAATCCTAG
- the LOC123116098 gene encoding uncharacterized protein isoform X2: protein METQLVQRTFDSQHRSVVRILVRGDGNKNSMCSGCVAHNNGAACSVLTTYHIFKRFSQDNMQVSVLFHGMDKEVPAKVLIAEPDKDLAVLLVPEAVPLFPPVEFSDEVDLSGRYVVMMGFFGLDCHSMVVEPGASIGRIMSEPFIYKGVPSFECFYANHTIEVGTSGGPVFLDEKVVGVNMEADIGKVSAISMNTVKWVLKSRIAGDNVQDLTIPAMLQQIASQS from the exons ATGGAAACACAGCTAGTTCAACGTACATTCGACAGCCAACACCGTTCGGTTGTGCGAATACTCGTCAGAGGTGATGGAAACAAGAACTCAATGTGCAGTGGTTGTGTTGCCCACAACAATGGAGCAGCATGTTCAGTGCTTACCACCTATCACATTTTCAAGCGATTCAGTCAGGACAATATGCAGGTGTCGGTTCTCTTCCATGGTATGGATAAGGAGGTTCCTGCTAAAGTGTTAATTGCAGAACCCGATAAGGATCTTGCTGTTCTTCTTGTCCCTGAGGCTGTGCCCCTCTTTCCTCCTGTCGAGTTCTCCGATGAGGTCGATTTATCTGGGAGATATGTTGTTATGATGGGATTCTTTGGCCTTGACTGTCACTCTATGGTCGTCGAACCAGGCGCATCAATTGGCCGTATAAT GAGTGAACCTTTTATTTACAAAGGTGTACCCTCCTTCGAGTGCTTCTACGCCAATCACACGATAGAGGTTGGCACGTCAGGAGGACCGGTCTTCCTGGATGAGAAGGTTGTGGGGGTTAATATGGAAGCTGACATTGGGAAGGTCTCTGCTATCTCCATGAACACAGTAAAATGGGTGCTAAAGAGCCGGATTGCTGGTGACAAT GTTCAGGACCTAACAATCCCGGCAATGCTTCAACAAATTGCAAGCCAATCCTAG